In a genomic window of Procambarus clarkii isolate CNS0578487 chromosome 10, FALCON_Pclarkii_2.0, whole genome shotgun sequence:
- the LOC123747840 gene encoding S-antigen protein-like codes for MDGCTDGHMDGCTDGHQDGRTDGRTDGRRDGRTDGRMDGLTDNRMDGRTDNRMDGRTDGRTDGRTDGRTDGHTDGRTDNRMDGRTDNRMDGRTDGRTDGHTDGRTDGRTDGRTDGCMDGRTDGRTDGRTDGYTDGRTDGCMDGRTDGRTDGYTDGRTDGYTDGRTDGYTDGRRDGRTDGCMDGRTDGRTDGYTDGRTDGRTDGYTDGRTDGRTDGYTDGRRDGRTDGCMDGRTDGRTDGCMDGRTDGCMDSHTDGRTDGCTDGRMDGRTDGHMDSHTDGRIVTRMVTWIVTRMVG; via the coding sequence ATGGATGGTTGCACAGATGGTCACATGGATGGTTGCACGGATGGTCACCAGGATGGTCGCACGGATGGTCGCACGGATGGTCGCCGGGATGGTCGCACGGATGGTCGCATGGATGGTCTCACGGATAATCGCATGGATGGTCGCACGGATAATCGCATGGATGGTCGCACGGATGGTCGCACGGATGGTCGCACGGATGGTCGCACGGATGGTCACACGGATGGTCGCACGGATAATCGCATGGATGGTCGCACGGATAATCGCATGGATGGTCGCACGGATGGTCGCACGGATGGTCACACGGATGGTCGCACGGATGGTCGCACGGATGGTCGCACGGATGGTTGCATGGATGGTCGCACGGATGGTCGCACGGATGGTCGCACGGATGGTTACACGGATGGTCGCACGGATGGTTGCATGGATGGTCGCACGGATGGTCGCACGGATGGTTACACGGATGGTCGCACGGATGGTTACACGGATGGTCGCACGGATGGTTACACGGATGGTCGCCGGGATGGTCGCACGGATGGTTGCATGGATGGTCGTACGGATGGTCGCACGGATGGTTACACGGATGGTCGCACGGATGGTCGCACGGATGGTTACACGGATGGTCGCACGGATGGTCGCACGGATGGTTACACGGATGGTCGCCGGGATGGTCGCACGGATGGTTGCATGGATGGTCGCACGGATGGTCGCACGGATGGTTGCATGGATGGTCGCACGGATGGTTGCATGGATAGTCACACGGATGGTCGCACGGATGGTTGTACAGATGGTCGCATGGATGGTCGCACGGATGGTCACATGGATAGTCACACGGATGGTCGGATAGTCACACGGATGGTCACATGGATAGTCACACGGATGGTCGGATAG